ACTCATTTAAAACTATTCATAATTTGTTGCTAGCTAAAAAAGAAAAATTATTAGAAATTGATGAAATTGGTGAAAAAATTGCTGATAGTTTAATTTTGTTTTTTCAATCTTATAAAAACAGAATAATGATTGACGAATTAATTAGTTATGGTCTTAAATTTAAAATTTTAGAAACCCAAAATGAATCTAATTTATTATTGAACCTCAATTTCGTAATAACTGGAACCTTCCAGTTATCAAGGAAAAATTTAAAACTGCTTATTGAAAAAAATGGTGGTTTTATCTCAAGTTCATTGTCAAAAAACACTAACTTTTTAGTCACTGGCGAAAATTTTGGTCCTAAAAAGTATGAAAAAGCAATTGATTTAAATATTACTATGATTTCAGAATCTGAGTTATTAAAAATGATAAAATAGTTATATATGTTATCTAGTATAAAATTAAAAATGGCTAATTATATCTTGTCTAAGGACATAAGTACTAATGCCAGGCAAGCGGATTTGGTTACTTTGTCTAAAGCAAAAAGAATTGGAATATTATTCGATGCTAAATCTGTAGATGCAGTTAGTCAAATAAAATTATTATTAAATTATTTTCTTAAGAAGAATATTGATGTAGAGATATTAGGTTTTGTTAAGGATAATAAGATGGGTTCACATCACTTGTCTACTTTGCATATTAATTATTTTAATTTAAAAGATGTTAGTTTATTTGGTGTTCCAAAATCAAAAAAAACAAATGATTTTTTAATCAAGCCATATGATATTTTAATCAATTTGTCTTTAGATAATAGTTTTGCTACAAAGTATTTATCATTTAAAAGTAATGCCAAATTTAAAATAGGTGTCTTCAGAAAACATGAGTTTTTGAAATATGATTTATCATTTAAATTAAAAATTAAATCTATCAATTATATGATTGAACAATTAACTTATTATCTAGAATTAATAAATAAAAATAATGAGAAACAATAAACTATTAGGAACTGGTGTTGCTTTAATTACACCTTTTAAAGAAGACTATACAATCGACTATCAATCATTAGAGAGATTAATCGAGCATTTAATAGAAAAAGAAATTAATTATTTGGTGGTTATGGGAACTACTGCTGAATCTGCTACATTAAACTATGATGAGCAAAATGAAATATTAAGTTTTGTAAAAAAAATTGTTAATAATAGATTGCCTCTTGTATTTGGTTTAGGAAGTAATAATACTACTCAATTAGTCAATAGAATTCATAATATGAATTTTGATGGGGTTGAGGCTATTTTGTCTGTTTCACCTTATTACAATAAACCTAATCAAACAGGTATATTTAATCACTATGATATTATTGCTAAAAATTCGCCAGTTGACATTATCATTTATAATGTTCCTAGTAGAACAGCAATTAATATAGAGCCTGACACCGTAGAAAAACTAGCTCTAAAACATAAAAATATAATTGGGATCAAAGAGGCATCAGGAGATATTAATAATTGTATGGAATTAGTGTCAAGATGCCCAGATGATTTCATGATTATTTCAGGAGATGATAAAATGACTTATCCAATTATGTCATTAGGAGGTGTTGGTGTGATATCTGTTCAGGCTATGGCATTTCCAAAGCTTTTTACTACAATGGTAAACTCTTGTCTTCAATCAAAATACAATACTGCTAAAAATAAACATTATGAGCTATTAAAAAGTGTTGATTTATTCTATATTGATGGTAATCCTGCAGGTATTAAAGAAGCTTTATTTTTTAAGAATATTTGTAATTCTAGTCAAGTTCGATTACCATTGGTTAAAATGGATCTAGATAAT
This is a stretch of genomic DNA from Flavobacteriales bacterium TMED191. It encodes these proteins:
- a CDS encoding 4-hydroxy-tetrahydrodipicolinate synthase, with protein sequence MRNNKLLGTGVALITPFKEDYTIDYQSLERLIEHLIEKEINYLVVMGTTAESATLNYDEQNEILSFVKKIVNNRLPLVFGLGSNNTTQLVNRIHNMNFDGVEAILSVSPYYNKPNQTGIFNHYDIIAKNSPVDIIIYNVPSRTAINIEPDTVEKLALKHKNIIGIKEASGDINNCMELVSRCPDDFMIISGDDKMTYPIMSLGGVGVISVQAMAFPKLFTTMVNSCLQSKYNTAKNKHYELLKSVDLFYIDGNPAGIKEALFFKNICNSSQVRLPLVKMDLDNAKKLHLLL